One segment of Anopheles stephensi strain Indian chromosome 3, UCI_ANSTEP_V1.0, whole genome shotgun sequence DNA contains the following:
- the LOC118511415 gene encoding Down syndrome cell adhesion molecule-like protein Dscam2 isoform X6 has protein sequence MDVRGLAQGILLLHILKGVILLDLQGPVFLSEPPYKVEFSNNSGGLIDCTGHGSPPPDVEWSVATTNHELVYTLPNGSLIFYPFSADKFRHEVHSTVYRCKLKNLVGTILSREVHVKGVVNQKYNIQVHDEYVMSGNTAVLKCQVPSYIQDFVVVTAWVQDSGVHLYPNTDIGGKYIVLSNGDLYINNAGASDAYKTYSCRTVNRLTGEIQISTYPGRVIVTEPKGLVQPRINVEKHSLKHVVVNAPVTLPCVAQGHPVPTYRWFKEVKDQIMPLQLNERISIVSAGLLKIAKARLEDSGKYLCWVNNTAGEETIQVSLTVTAPLTAHLQPQVQTVDVGKDAQFQCIISGFPAHEVLWMHNGKPIVRDSRIEIYTDVPRIVIKSVQKEDQGMYQCFVANEWEQIQSTAELQLGDATPELLYWFSEQTLQPGPTVSLKCVGTGNPPPQFTWKLDGFPIPDSPRFVVGQYVTIHDDVISHVNVSNVKEEDGGEYTCVAQNSIGKVSHSAKVNIYGLPYIREMPKITGVSGHDLIIKCPVAGYPIDKIHWERDGQTLPINRRQRAYNNGTLIIEQLQLAEDAGTYTCMAQNKQKQTARRNVEIQVIVPPKIMPIQAMTNMLREGMRAAISCQILEGDLPVNFRWERNGKPVLGTGNEVIRRLDEYSTSLVIEHITSEYSGNYTCIASNVAGSESFTVPLTVNVPPKWILEPKDSSAQAGQDVALHCQAGGHPQPTVTWKKAIGNTPGEYKDFLYEPNVSLHTNGTLQFRKIAKESQGHFLCEAKNSIGTGVSKVIFLKVNVPAHFTTKNKQITSPRNKQIHIQCNVQGDNPIDIKWKMQSSQQQLDESLDNRYNIREQVLDDGMVSELGISHTYRQDTGVYICQASNAFGQDEMSIHLVIQEVPEAPKNLRINSQQSRTLQLSWSQPFAGNSPIEKYNVEYKLVTEPWQSAEHITVAGTQTVITLQNLKPAKAYHLRISAENKLGASEYSEVIQVTTLEEVPSGPPLNIKGEPKSSTEIFLSWEAPDRDQWNGNLLGYYVGYQVAANPNDREINPTQGFNFKTVEVRSHFGGETTLQNLNKCTTYNIVVQAYTSQGSGPPSKEISLGTLEDVPSSAPDSPKCDVLSSTSIYITWSPPPVDGQNGKIRGYKVSYIEMDDLYEKEPYTSKTNNQYLTLENLKKFTNYTFWVLAFTKVGDGVRTNPFHCITQEDVPSAPSALKAVPSSSTKIIISWLPPAHRNGLITGYTFYMSLVDGGRDEGTHKRSLVPYAESHETVRLQEHATYQFWLTASTKVGEGEKSEVITVPPNNKVPARIVSFSQEIVTPWKETLILPCRKVGVPAPVTIWRQDDQPMDTGTRKLIAKNGTLYIKDCQHSDAGNYTCSVENTWGRDEIVYRIRIRVPPDPPTLTIVNTYTDSLLLEWTDNRNGGSPVLGYVINYKRENGDWEELQIDSKTNTHLLVNLWCGTRYQLYITAYNKIGTGLPCDIVHSHTKGLPPVQPKHSQMITNNSTSVTCWLDSWGDGGCGILHFSIENRLYGRAQWNMIASHVEATERIFTVTDLQPATKYQLRVTAYNNAGATMAVYNYTTLTAQGVMVYPDITNPVSPHMGENPFYANFKVILPLCLSILILFALVAAALLIRKRKLNNQNRIPSTSMSESPSIANIQNKHNRDQQYLAVRAQQASRNSNSVDSGSYKAEGNEYIEDICPYATFQLNKQTYSESSYSGNVYSGPYHSNKEPEYTKVRRKGGSRLRDPATSEPIEYDTLGSESDNDIASRSNQSNYRHHRDTQDETSSSSENSPSSISRKSKPPYPPRKSAKAQSQNLPKRHVRSSSGYSSHNEETTFSISNYPNYSDHITPPARFSDLLGRDATLAVSSVNPSSLGSATEIGSNVVGKKSSNHSPRPRANQKLQREAFQINV, from the exons GTGCCAAGCTACATACAGGACTTCGTGGTAGTGACGGCCTGGGTGCAAGATTCGGGCGTCCATCTCTACCCGAACACGGACATCGGTGGCAAGTACATCGTCCTGTCGAATGGCGATCTGTACATCAACAATGCCGGTGCAAGCGATGCGTACAAAACGTACTCATGTAGAACTGTAAATAGACTAACAG GTGAAATACAAATTTCAACATATCCAGGTCGAGTGATAGTGACCGAACCGAAAGGGCTAGTACAACCTAGAATTAACGTGGAGAAACACTCACTCAAGCACGTGGTAGTGAACGCACCGGTCACGCTGCCCTGCGTTGCCCAGGGCCATCCGGTCCCTACCTACCGATGGTTTAAGGAGGTAAAGGACCAGATCATGCCGTTGCAGCTGAACGAACGGATCAGCATCGTGTCGGCCGGGCTGCTCAAAATCGCGAAAGCTCGCCTCGAGGACAGTGGGAAGTATCTGTGCTGGGTAAATAATACTGCCGGGGAGGAAACGATTCAGGTGTCGTTGACGGTGACGGCACCACTAACGGCCCACCTGCAGCCCCAGGTCCAGACGGTGGACGTTGGTAAGGATGCACAGTTTCAGTGTATCATTTCGGGCTTCCCAGCGCATGAGGTGCTTTGGATGCATAACGGGAAACCGATCGTGCGAGACAGCCGGATCGAGATCTATACCGATGTGCCGCGGATAGTGATCAAGAGTGTGCAGAAGGAGGATCAGGGCATGTACCAGTGCTTCGTGGCGAACGAGTGGGAGCAGATCCAGTCGACGGCGGAGTTGCAGCTTGGTG ATGCAACCCCCGAGCTGCTTTACTGGTTCTCGGAACAAACGCTGCAACCGGGACCGACCGTATCGCTCAAGTGCGTGGGCACCGGCAACCCGCCACCGCAGTTCACTTGGAAGCTAGATGGATTTCCG ATCCCCGACAGTCCCCGGTTTGTCGTCGGCCAGTACGTCACCATCCACGACGATGTCATCAGTCACGTGAACGTTTCCAACGTGAAGGAGGAGGACGGTGGCGAATATACGTGCGTGGCCCAGAACAGCATAGGAAA AGTGTCACACAGTGCCAAAGTGAACATCTACGGGCTTCCATACATtcgcgagatgccaaaaatcACGGGCGTATCGGGGCACGATCTCATCATCAAGTGCCCGGTCGCCGGTTACCCGATCGATAAGATACACTGGGAGCGAGACGGTCAAACGCTTCCCATAAACCGACGCCAACGAGCGTACAATAATGGAACGCTCATCATCGAACAATTGCAGCTGGCAGAGGATGCCGGCACGTACACCTGCATGGCTCAGAACAAACAGAAGCAGACGGCACGGCGGAACGTCGAGATACAGGTGATCGTACCACCGAAGATCATGCCTATCCAGGCAATGACCAACATGCTGCGGGAGGGTATGCGTGCCGCTATTTCGTGTCAGATATTGGAGGGCGATCTGCCGGTTAACTTCCGCTGGGAGCGTAATGGGAAACCGGTGCTCGGTACTGGGAACGAAGTGATCCGGAGGTTGGACGAGTATAGTACAAGTTTGGTGATCGAACACATTACGTCGGAGTACTCGGGGAACTATACGTGCATCGCGAGTAATGTGGCTGGTAGTGAGAGTTTTACTGTGCCACTCACGGTAAATGTTCCTCCGAAGTGGATTCTCGAGCCGAAGGATTCGAGTGCCCAGGCAGGGCAAGACGTTGCACTCCACTGCCAAGCTGGTGGACATCCACAGCCGACCGTTACGTGGAAGAAAGCGATCGGTAATACACCGGGAGAGTATAAGGACTTCCTGTACGAACCGAACGTATCGTTACACACGAACGGGACGCTGCAGTTCCGCAAGATAGCCAAGGAATCGCAGGGTCACTTTCTGTGTGAGGCAAAAAATTCTATCGGGACCGGTGTTAGTAAGGTTATTTTCCTTAAAGTTAATG TGCCTGCTCATTTTACCAccaaaaacaagcaaataaCCTCACCGCGCAACAAACAGATCCACATCCAGTGTAACGTGCAGGGTGACAACCCGATCGACATCAAGTGGAAGATGCAGAGctcccagcagcagctagaCGAATCGCTCGACAATCGGTACAACATCCGGGAGCAAGTGCTCGACGACGGCATGGTGTCGGAGCTCGGTATCTCTCACACCTATCGACAAGACACCGGTGTCTACATCTGCCAAGCTTCGAACGCTTTCGGTCAGGATGAAATGTCGATCcacctggttatccaggaagtGCCTGAAGCACCCAAAAACCTTCGCATCAACTCCCAGCAATCACGCACGCTACAGCTCTCCTGGAGCCAACCGTTCGCCGGCAATAGTCCGATCGAGAAGTACAACGTTGAGTACAAACTGGTAACGGAACCGTGGCAATCGGCCGAACACATCACCGTCGCCGGAACGCAAACGGTGATCACGCTTCAAAATCTTAAACCCGCCAAAGCGTACCATCTACGCATCTCGGCCGAAAATAAGCTCGGTGCTTCGGAGTACTCGGAAGTGATACAGGTGACCACGCTGGAGGAAGTACCATCGGGGCCACCGCTTAACATCAAGGGCGAACCGAAGAGTTCCACCGAAATCTTTCTCTCCTGGGAAGCACCCGATCGGGATCAGTGGAATGGGAACTTGTTGGGATATTACGTCGGGTATCAGGTGGCTGCGAATCCGAACGATCGTGAGATTAATCCTACTCAAGGCTTTAACTTCAAAACGGTTGAGGTGAGGAGTCAttttggtggtgaaacgaCGCTTCAGAACCTGAACAAATGTACCACGTACAATATCGTGGTGCAGGCGTACACCAGCCAGGGCAGTGGACCTCCAAGCAAAGAGATCTCGCTTGGGACATTGGAAGATGTACCTTCTAGCGCACCGGACAGTCCAAAGTGTGATGTGCTTAGTTCGACCTCGATCTACATCACCTGGTCTCCGCCACCGGTCGATGGACAGAACGGAAAGATTCGGGGTTATAAAGTTTCCTATATTGAGATGGATGATCTTTATG AGAAAGAACCGTATACATCGAAAACGAACAATCAGTACCTTACGCTGGAGAACTTGAAGAAGTTCACCAACTACACATTCTGGGTGTTGGCATTCACGAAAGTAGGAGACGGTGTGCGAACGAATCCGTTTCACTGCATCACTCAGGAAGATG TACCAAGCGCTCCAAGTGCACTGAAAGCGGTCCCATCATCCAGCACCAAGATCATCATCTCCTGGTTACCGCCGGCCCACCGGAACGGCCTCATCACCGGCTACACCTTCTACATGTCCCTGGTCGATGGGGGTCGTGACGAGGGCACCCACAAACGCTCGCTTGTTCCGTACGCCGAGAGCCACGAAACGGTTCGATTGCAGGAGCATGCCACCTATCAATTTTGGCTCACGGCCTCTACGAAAGTGGGCGAAGGTGAAAAGTCGGAAGTAATTACGGTCCCCCCGAACAACAAAGTCCCCGCCCGGATAGTTTCCTTCAGCCAGGAGATTGTAACACCGTGGAAGGAAACGTTGATTCTACCCTGTCGGAAGGTGGGCGTTCCAGCACCGGTTACCATCTGGCGACAGGATGATCAACCGATGGATACCGGGACTCGCAAGCTGATTGCGAAGAACGGTACACTCTACATCAAGGACTGCCAGCATTCGGATGCGGGCAACTATACTTGTAGTGTGGAAAACACCTGGGGCCGGGATGAGATCGTGTATCGTATCCGGATCCGAGTGCCACCTGATCCACCAACCCTAACGATCGTCAACACGTACACCGACAGTCTGTTGCTTGAGTGGACCGACAATCGAAACGGAGGATCACCGGTGCTTGGGTACGTCATCAACTACAAGCGTGAGAATGGTGACTGGGAAGAGTTGCAGATTGATTCCAAAACCAACACCCATCTGTTGGTGAATCTGTGGTGCGGGACACGCTACCAACTGTACATCACGGCGTACAACAAGATCGGCACTGGGCTACCGTGTGATATCGTACATTCGCACACGAAAGGATTGCCCCCGGTACAGCCGAAACATTCGCAGATGATCACCAACAATTCTACCAGCGTTACCTGTTGGCTTGATTCGTGGGGTGATGGTGGCTGCGGTATACTGCACTTTTCGATCGAGAATCGTCTGTACGGCCGCGCGCAGTGGAACATGATCGCTAGCCACGTGGAAGCGACGGAGCGTATATTTACCGTAACGGATCTCCAACCAGCGACAAAGTATCAGCTGCGAGTTACGGCTTACAATAATGCTGGGGCAACGATGGCTGTTTACAACTACACTACACTCACCGCACAGGGTG TGATGGTGTATCCTGACATAACGAATCCAGTCTCCCCGCACATGGGTGAGAATCCGTTCTACGCCAACTTTAAGGTCATCCTACCACTATGCCTATCCATTTTGATACTGTTTGCCCTTGTTGCTGCGGCTCTGCTAATACGAAAGAGAA AGCTTAACAATCAGAACCGTATCCCATCCACTTCAATGTCCGAATCACCCTCGATCGCCAACATCCAGAACAAGCACAACCGGGACCAGCAGTATCTGGCGGTGCGGGCCCAACAGGCAAGCCGTAACAGTAACTCCGTTGACTCGGGCAGCTATAAAGCCGAGGGAAATG AGTATATTGAAGACATTTGCCCGTATGCAACCTTTCAGCTGAACAAGCAAACGTACAGCGAAAGTTCATACAGTGGAAATGTCTACAGTGGACCATATCACTCG AACAAAGAGCCCGAGTACACGAAAGTGCGCAGAAAGGGCGGATCTCGGCTCCGAGATCCGGCCACCTCGGAACCAATAG AATATGATACACTCGGTTCCGAATCTGACAACGATATTGCCTCGCGCTCCAACCAGTCCAACTACCGTCACCATCGTG ACACGCAAGACGAAACGTCTTCGTCTTCCGAAAATTCTCCCTCGAGCATATCGAGAAAATCCAAACCACCCTATCCACCGAGAAAGTCTGCCAAAGCACAGTCGCAAAACCTACCGAAGCGACACGTGCGTAGCTCTAGCGGGTACTCTAGCCACAACGAAGAAACTACTTTCAG TATATCGAACTATCCTAACTATTCCGATCACATAACACCGCCGGCCCGCTTTTCGGATCTGCTCGGCCGGGACGCGACGCTCGCCGTATCGTCCGTCAATCCATCAAGCTTGGGCAGTGCGACGGAGATCGGTAGCAATGTGGTGGGCAAAAAGTCAAGCAACCATTCGCCCCGACCGCGTGCCAATCAGAAGCTGCAACGGGAAGCGTTTCAGATTAATGTGTAA
- the LOC118511415 gene encoding Down syndrome cell adhesion molecule-like protein Dscam2 isoform X3 produces the protein MDVRGLAQGILLLHILKGVILLDLQGPVFLSEPPYKVEFSNNSGGLIDCTGHGSPPPDVEWSVATTNHELVYTLPNGSLIFYPFSADKFRHEVHSTVYRCKLKNLVGTILSREVHVKGVVNQKYNIQVHDEYVMSGNTAVLKCQVPSYIQDFVVVTAWVQDSGVHLYPNTDIGGKYIVLSNGDLYINNAGASDAYKTYSCRTVNRLTGEIQISTYPGRVIVTEPKGLVQPRINVEKHSLKHVVVNAPVTLPCVAQGHPVPTYRWFKEVKDQIMPLQLNERISIVSAGLLKIAKARLEDSGKYLCWVNNTAGEETIQVSLTVTAPLTAHLQPQVQTVDVGKDAQFQCIISGFPAHEVLWMHNGKPIVRDSRIEIYTDVPRIVIKSVQKEDQGMYQCFVANEWEQIQSTAELQLGDATPELLYWFSEQTLQPGPTVSLKCVGTGNPPPQFTWKLDGFPIPDSPRFVVGQYVTIHDDVISHVNVSNVKEEDGGEYTCVAQNSIGKVSHSAKVNIYGLPYIREMPKITGVSGHDLIIKCPVAGYPIDKIHWERDGQTLPINRRQRAYNNGTLIIEQLQLAEDAGTYTCMAQNKQKQTARRNVEIQVIVPPKIMPIQAMTNMLREGMRAAISCQILEGDLPVNFRWERNGKPVLGTGNEVIRRLDEYSTSLVIEHITSEYSGNYTCIASNVAGSESFTVPLTVNVPPKWILEPKDSSAQAGQDVALHCQAGGHPQPTVTWKKAIGNTPGEYKDFLYEPNVSLHTNGTLQFRKIAKESQGHFLCEAKNSIGTGVSKVIFLKVNVPAHFTTKNKQITSPRNKQIHIQCNVQGDNPIDIKWKMQSSQQQLDESLDNRYNIREQVLDDGMVSELGISHTYRQDTGVYICQASNAFGQDEMSIHLVIQEVPEAPKNLRINSQQSRTLQLSWSQPFAGNSPIEKYNVEYKLVTEPWQSAEHITVAGTQTVITLQNLKPAKAYHLRISAENKLGASEYSEVIQVTTLEEVPSGPPLNIKGEPKSSTEIFLSWEAPDRDQWNGNLLGYYVGYQVAANPNDREINPTQGFNFKTVEVRSHFGGETTLQNLNKCTTYNIVVQAYTSQGSGPPSKEISLGTLEDVPSSAPDSPKCDVLSSTSIYITWSPPPVDGQNGKIRGYKVSYIEMDDLYEKEPYTSKTNNQYLTLENLKKFTNYTFWVLAFTKVGDGVRTNPFHCITQEDVPSAPSALKAVPSSSTKIIISWLPPAHRNGLITGYTFYMSLVDGGRDEGTHKRSLVPYAESHETVRLQEHATYQFWLTASTKVGEGEKSEVITVPPNNKVPARIVSFSQEIVTPWKETLILPCRKVGVPAPVTIWRQDDQPMDTGTRKLIAKNGTLYIKDCQHSDAGNYTCSVENTWGRDEIVYRIRIRVPPDPPTLTIVNTYTDSLLLEWTDNRNGGSPVLGYVINYKRENGDWEELQIDSKTNTHLLVNLWCGTRYQLYITAYNKIGTGLPCDIVHSHTKGLPPVQPKHSQMITNNSTSVTCWLDSWGDGGCGILHFSIENRLYGRAQWNMIASHVEATERIFTVTDLQPATKYQLRVTAYNNAGATMAVYNYTTLTAQGVMVYPDITNPVSPHMGENPFYANFKVILPLCLSILILFALVAAALLIRKRKLNNQNRIPSTSMSESPSIANIQNKHNRDQQYLAVRAQQASRNSNSVDSGSYKAEGNEYIEDICPYATFQLNKQTYSESSYSGNVYSGPYHSNKEPEYTKVRRKGGSRLRDPATSEPIDINQFIESDNPGSTDSEVRKILTLHIPITEYDTLGSESDNDIASRSNQSNYRHHRDTQDETSSSSENSPSSISRKSKPPYPPRKSAKAQSQNLPKRHVRSSSGYSSHNEETTFSISNYPNYSDHITPPARFSDLLGRDATLAVSSVNPSSLGSATEIGSNVVGKKSSNHSPRPRANQKLQREAFQINV, from the exons GTGCCAAGCTACATACAGGACTTCGTGGTAGTGACGGCCTGGGTGCAAGATTCGGGCGTCCATCTCTACCCGAACACGGACATCGGTGGCAAGTACATCGTCCTGTCGAATGGCGATCTGTACATCAACAATGCCGGTGCAAGCGATGCGTACAAAACGTACTCATGTAGAACTGTAAATAGACTAACAG GTGAAATACAAATTTCAACATATCCAGGTCGAGTGATAGTGACCGAACCGAAAGGGCTAGTACAACCTAGAATTAACGTGGAGAAACACTCACTCAAGCACGTGGTAGTGAACGCACCGGTCACGCTGCCCTGCGTTGCCCAGGGCCATCCGGTCCCTACCTACCGATGGTTTAAGGAGGTAAAGGACCAGATCATGCCGTTGCAGCTGAACGAACGGATCAGCATCGTGTCGGCCGGGCTGCTCAAAATCGCGAAAGCTCGCCTCGAGGACAGTGGGAAGTATCTGTGCTGGGTAAATAATACTGCCGGGGAGGAAACGATTCAGGTGTCGTTGACGGTGACGGCACCACTAACGGCCCACCTGCAGCCCCAGGTCCAGACGGTGGACGTTGGTAAGGATGCACAGTTTCAGTGTATCATTTCGGGCTTCCCAGCGCATGAGGTGCTTTGGATGCATAACGGGAAACCGATCGTGCGAGACAGCCGGATCGAGATCTATACCGATGTGCCGCGGATAGTGATCAAGAGTGTGCAGAAGGAGGATCAGGGCATGTACCAGTGCTTCGTGGCGAACGAGTGGGAGCAGATCCAGTCGACGGCGGAGTTGCAGCTTGGTG ATGCAACCCCCGAGCTGCTTTACTGGTTCTCGGAACAAACGCTGCAACCGGGACCGACCGTATCGCTCAAGTGCGTGGGCACCGGCAACCCGCCACCGCAGTTCACTTGGAAGCTAGATGGATTTCCG ATCCCCGACAGTCCCCGGTTTGTCGTCGGCCAGTACGTCACCATCCACGACGATGTCATCAGTCACGTGAACGTTTCCAACGTGAAGGAGGAGGACGGTGGCGAATATACGTGCGTGGCCCAGAACAGCATAGGAAA AGTGTCACACAGTGCCAAAGTGAACATCTACGGGCTTCCATACATtcgcgagatgccaaaaatcACGGGCGTATCGGGGCACGATCTCATCATCAAGTGCCCGGTCGCCGGTTACCCGATCGATAAGATACACTGGGAGCGAGACGGTCAAACGCTTCCCATAAACCGACGCCAACGAGCGTACAATAATGGAACGCTCATCATCGAACAATTGCAGCTGGCAGAGGATGCCGGCACGTACACCTGCATGGCTCAGAACAAACAGAAGCAGACGGCACGGCGGAACGTCGAGATACAGGTGATCGTACCACCGAAGATCATGCCTATCCAGGCAATGACCAACATGCTGCGGGAGGGTATGCGTGCCGCTATTTCGTGTCAGATATTGGAGGGCGATCTGCCGGTTAACTTCCGCTGGGAGCGTAATGGGAAACCGGTGCTCGGTACTGGGAACGAAGTGATCCGGAGGTTGGACGAGTATAGTACAAGTTTGGTGATCGAACACATTACGTCGGAGTACTCGGGGAACTATACGTGCATCGCGAGTAATGTGGCTGGTAGTGAGAGTTTTACTGTGCCACTCACGGTAAATGTTCCTCCGAAGTGGATTCTCGAGCCGAAGGATTCGAGTGCCCAGGCAGGGCAAGACGTTGCACTCCACTGCCAAGCTGGTGGACATCCACAGCCGACCGTTACGTGGAAGAAAGCGATCGGTAATACACCGGGAGAGTATAAGGACTTCCTGTACGAACCGAACGTATCGTTACACACGAACGGGACGCTGCAGTTCCGCAAGATAGCCAAGGAATCGCAGGGTCACTTTCTGTGTGAGGCAAAAAATTCTATCGGGACCGGTGTTAGTAAGGTTATTTTCCTTAAAGTTAATG TGCCTGCTCATTTTACCAccaaaaacaagcaaataaCCTCACCGCGCAACAAACAGATCCACATCCAGTGTAACGTGCAGGGTGACAACCCGATCGACATCAAGTGGAAGATGCAGAGctcccagcagcagctagaCGAATCGCTCGACAATCGGTACAACATCCGGGAGCAAGTGCTCGACGACGGCATGGTGTCGGAGCTCGGTATCTCTCACACCTATCGACAAGACACCGGTGTCTACATCTGCCAAGCTTCGAACGCTTTCGGTCAGGATGAAATGTCGATCcacctggttatccaggaagtGCCTGAAGCACCCAAAAACCTTCGCATCAACTCCCAGCAATCACGCACGCTACAGCTCTCCTGGAGCCAACCGTTCGCCGGCAATAGTCCGATCGAGAAGTACAACGTTGAGTACAAACTGGTAACGGAACCGTGGCAATCGGCCGAACACATCACCGTCGCCGGAACGCAAACGGTGATCACGCTTCAAAATCTTAAACCCGCCAAAGCGTACCATCTACGCATCTCGGCCGAAAATAAGCTCGGTGCTTCGGAGTACTCGGAAGTGATACAGGTGACCACGCTGGAGGAAGTACCATCGGGGCCACCGCTTAACATCAAGGGCGAACCGAAGAGTTCCACCGAAATCTTTCTCTCCTGGGAAGCACCCGATCGGGATCAGTGGAATGGGAACTTGTTGGGATATTACGTCGGGTATCAGGTGGCTGCGAATCCGAACGATCGTGAGATTAATCCTACTCAAGGCTTTAACTTCAAAACGGTTGAGGTGAGGAGTCAttttggtggtgaaacgaCGCTTCAGAACCTGAACAAATGTACCACGTACAATATCGTGGTGCAGGCGTACACCAGCCAGGGCAGTGGACCTCCAAGCAAAGAGATCTCGCTTGGGACATTGGAAGATGTACCTTCTAGCGCACCGGACAGTCCAAAGTGTGATGTGCTTAGTTCGACCTCGATCTACATCACCTGGTCTCCGCCACCGGTCGATGGACAGAACGGAAAGATTCGGGGTTATAAAGTTTCCTATATTGAGATGGATGATCTTTATG AGAAAGAACCGTATACATCGAAAACGAACAATCAGTACCTTACGCTGGAGAACTTGAAGAAGTTCACCAACTACACATTCTGGGTGTTGGCATTCACGAAAGTAGGAGACGGTGTGCGAACGAATCCGTTTCACTGCATCACTCAGGAAGATG TACCAAGCGCTCCAAGTGCACTGAAAGCGGTCCCATCATCCAGCACCAAGATCATCATCTCCTGGTTACCGCCGGCCCACCGGAACGGCCTCATCACCGGCTACACCTTCTACATGTCCCTGGTCGATGGGGGTCGTGACGAGGGCACCCACAAACGCTCGCTTGTTCCGTACGCCGAGAGCCACGAAACGGTTCGATTGCAGGAGCATGCCACCTATCAATTTTGGCTCACGGCCTCTACGAAAGTGGGCGAAGGTGAAAAGTCGGAAGTAATTACGGTCCCCCCGAACAACAAAGTCCCCGCCCGGATAGTTTCCTTCAGCCAGGAGATTGTAACACCGTGGAAGGAAACGTTGATTCTACCCTGTCGGAAGGTGGGCGTTCCAGCACCGGTTACCATCTGGCGACAGGATGATCAACCGATGGATACCGGGACTCGCAAGCTGATTGCGAAGAACGGTACACTCTACATCAAGGACTGCCAGCATTCGGATGCGGGCAACTATACTTGTAGTGTGGAAAACACCTGGGGCCGGGATGAGATCGTGTATCGTATCCGGATCCGAGTGCCACCTGATCCACCAACCCTAACGATCGTCAACACGTACACCGACAGTCTGTTGCTTGAGTGGACCGACAATCGAAACGGAGGATCACCGGTGCTTGGGTACGTCATCAACTACAAGCGTGAGAATGGTGACTGGGAAGAGTTGCAGATTGATTCCAAAACCAACACCCATCTGTTGGTGAATCTGTGGTGCGGGACACGCTACCAACTGTACATCACGGCGTACAACAAGATCGGCACTGGGCTACCGTGTGATATCGTACATTCGCACACGAAAGGATTGCCCCCGGTACAGCCGAAACATTCGCAGATGATCACCAACAATTCTACCAGCGTTACCTGTTGGCTTGATTCGTGGGGTGATGGTGGCTGCGGTATACTGCACTTTTCGATCGAGAATCGTCTGTACGGCCGCGCGCAGTGGAACATGATCGCTAGCCACGTGGAAGCGACGGAGCGTATATTTACCGTAACGGATCTCCAACCAGCGACAAAGTATCAGCTGCGAGTTACGGCTTACAATAATGCTGGGGCAACGATGGCTGTTTACAACTACACTACACTCACCGCACAGGGTG TGATGGTGTATCCTGACATAACGAATCCAGTCTCCCCGCACATGGGTGAGAATCCGTTCTACGCCAACTTTAAGGTCATCCTACCACTATGCCTATCCATTTTGATACTGTTTGCCCTTGTTGCTGCGGCTCTGCTAATACGAAAGAGAA AGCTTAACAATCAGAACCGTATCCCATCCACTTCAATGTCCGAATCACCCTCGATCGCCAACATCCAGAACAAGCACAACCGGGACCAGCAGTATCTGGCGGTGCGGGCCCAACAGGCAAGCCGTAACAGTAACTCCGTTGACTCGGGCAGCTATAAAGCCGAGGGAAATG AGTATATTGAAGACATTTGCCCGTATGCAACCTTTCAGCTGAACAAGCAAACGTACAGCGAAAGTTCATACAGTGGAAATGTCTACAGTGGACCATATCACTCG AACAAAGAGCCCGAGTACACGAAAGTGCGCAGAAAGGGCGGATCTCGGCTCCGAGATCCGGCCACCTCGGAACCAATAG ATATAAATCAATTTATAGAATCAGACAATCCCGGATCCACAGATTCCGAAGTTAGGAAGATACTAACACTTCATATACCGATTACAGAATATGATACACTCGGTTCCGAATCTGACAACGATATTGCCTCGCGCTCCAACCAGTCCAACTACCGTCACCATCGTG ACACGCAAGACGAAACGTCTTCGTCTTCCGAAAATTCTCCCTCGAGCATATCGAGAAAATCCAAACCACCCTATCCACCGAGAAAGTCTGCCAAAGCACAGTCGCAAAACCTACCGAAGCGACACGTGCGTAGCTCTAGCGGGTACTCTAGCCACAACGAAGAAACTACTTTCAG TATATCGAACTATCCTAACTATTCCGATCACATAACACCGCCGGCCCGCTTTTCGGATCTGCTCGGCCGGGACGCGACGCTCGCCGTATCGTCCGTCAATCCATCAAGCTTGGGCAGTGCGACGGAGATCGGTAGCAATGTGGTGGGCAAAAAGTCAAGCAACCATTCGCCCCGACCGCGTGCCAATCAGAAGCTGCAACGGGAAGCGTTTCAGATTAATGTGTAA